The Agromyces marinus genome window below encodes:
- the gap gene encoding type I glyceraldehyde-3-phosphate dehydrogenase, whose translation MTRIAVNGFGRIGRNVVRALIERDADLELVAVNDLTEPAALARLLKYDTVGGRFGRDIQVDGDVLVIDGTPVKVLAERDPAKLPWGELGVDIVLEATGRFTDAEAARAHLAAGAKKVLVSAPSKGADVTLAFGVNTDAYDAASHEIVSNASCTTNALAPLAKVLDDLAGIEHGFMTTVHAYTQDQNLQDSPHSDARRARAAAENIVPSSTGAAKAIGLVLPNLDGKLNGDAMRVPVPVGSIVELNATVSNDVTLDQVLAAYRAAAEGPLKGVLEYSEEPLVSSDIVGNPHSSIFDAALTRVDGKHVKVVAWYDNEWGFSNRVIDSLGLLAA comes from the coding sequence ATGACTCGCATCGCCGTCAACGGATTCGGCCGCATCGGCCGCAACGTCGTCCGCGCCCTCATCGAGCGCGACGCCGACCTCGAACTCGTCGCGGTCAACGACCTCACCGAGCCCGCAGCGCTGGCACGCCTGCTCAAGTACGACACCGTCGGCGGCCGCTTCGGTCGCGACATCCAGGTCGACGGCGACGTCCTGGTCATCGACGGCACGCCCGTCAAGGTGCTCGCCGAGCGCGACCCCGCCAAGCTCCCCTGGGGCGAGCTCGGCGTCGACATCGTGCTCGAGGCGACCGGTCGCTTCACCGACGCCGAGGCCGCACGCGCGCACCTCGCAGCGGGCGCGAAGAAGGTGCTCGTGAGCGCTCCGTCGAAGGGCGCCGACGTCACCCTCGCCTTCGGCGTGAACACCGACGCCTACGACGCCGCCTCGCACGAGATCGTCTCCAACGCGTCCTGCACGACCAACGCCCTCGCACCGCTCGCGAAGGTCCTCGACGACCTCGCCGGCATCGAGCACGGCTTCATGACCACCGTGCACGCCTACACGCAGGACCAGAACCTGCAGGACTCGCCGCACTCCGACGCGCGCCGCGCGCGAGCGGCCGCGGAGAACATCGTCCCCAGCTCGACCGGCGCGGCCAAGGCCATCGGCCTCGTGCTGCCGAACCTCGACGGCAAGCTCAACGGCGACGCCATGCGCGTGCCCGTGCCGGTGGGCTCGATCGTCGAGCTCAACGCGACCGTCTCGAACGACGTCACGCTCGATCAGGTGCTGGCCGCGTACCGCGCCGCCGCCGAGGGGCCGCTGAAGGGCGTCCTCGAGTACTCCGAGGAGCCGCTCGTCTCGAGCGACATCGTCGGCAACCCGCACTCGTCGATCTTCGACGCCGCACTCACGCGCGTCGACGGCAAGCACGTCAAGGTCGTCGCCTGGTACGACAACGAGTGGGGCTTCTCGAACCGCGTCATCGACTCGCTCGGCCTCCTGGCCGCGTAG
- a CDS encoding fatty acid desaturase family protein, which yields MTENIQVATTSHDARRTNSDFTELARRVRSAGFMRRRYGYYWTKLVSVPVAFAAAITVFIWIGDTWWQMFTAVGFAVLFTQTAFLGHDAAHRQIFRSGRWNDWISLIVGDLFIGMSYGWWQHKHTRHHAAPNQLGADPDIDLPVVAVTPDRAARTRTRPMRWIMAHQGVFFFPILLLEGLSLHASSVRRVLVRQKVSRRPVEIAFLALRIGGFAALVFLVLSPGVAAAFLAVELGVFGVYMGMSFAPNHKGMPLVPKGMKLDFLRRQVLMSRNIRGSRFLDVVMGGLNYQVEHHLFPSMPRPHLRAAAEVIAGYCREQGVRYTSTGLLESYGIVLRYINRVGLGERDPFVCPLAEQRASLTV from the coding sequence ATGACCGAGAACATCCAGGTCGCGACCACGTCCCACGACGCACGCCGCACCAACAGCGACTTCACCGAACTCGCCCGCCGCGTCAGGAGCGCCGGGTTCATGCGGCGCCGCTACGGCTACTACTGGACGAAGCTCGTCTCGGTGCCCGTGGCGTTCGCCGCCGCGATCACGGTCTTCATCTGGATCGGCGACACCTGGTGGCAGATGTTCACCGCGGTCGGATTCGCGGTGCTGTTCACCCAGACCGCGTTCCTCGGCCACGACGCCGCCCACCGCCAGATCTTCCGCTCGGGTCGCTGGAACGACTGGATCAGCCTCATCGTCGGCGACCTCTTCATCGGCATGAGCTACGGATGGTGGCAGCACAAGCACACCCGCCACCACGCGGCGCCCAACCAACTCGGGGCGGACCCCGACATCGACCTCCCGGTCGTCGCCGTCACGCCGGATCGTGCGGCACGCACCCGCACACGGCCGATGCGCTGGATCATGGCGCACCAGGGCGTCTTCTTCTTCCCGATCCTGCTCCTCGAGGGCCTGTCGCTGCACGCCTCGAGCGTGCGCCGCGTCCTCGTCCGCCAGAAGGTGTCCCGACGCCCGGTCGAGATCGCATTCCTCGCGCTGCGCATCGGCGGGTTCGCCGCCCTCGTCTTCCTGGTGCTCTCGCCCGGGGTCGCCGCCGCGTTCCTCGCCGTGGAGCTCGGCGTGTTCGGCGTGTACATGGGCATGTCGTTCGCACCCAACCACAAGGGGATGCCGCTCGTGCCGAAGGGCATGAAGCTGGACTTCCTGCGCCGCCAGGTGCTCATGAGCCGGAACATCCGCGGCAGCCGGTTCCTGGATGTCGTGATGGGCGGCCTCAACTACCAGGTCGAGCACCACCTGTTCCCGTCGATGCCCCGCCCCCACCTGCGTGCGGCCGCGGAGGTCATCGCCGGGTACTGCCGCGAGCAGGGCGTGCGGTACACCTCGACCGGCCTCTTGGAGAGCTACGGCATCGTGCTGCGGTACATCAACCGCGTCGGGCTCGGCGAGCGCGACCCGTTCGTCTGCCCGCTCGCGGAGCAGCGCGCGAGCCTGACCGTGTGA
- a CDS encoding DNA alkylation repair protein, which yields MATTAADLLTELREAGRRDQRPQTHYRGGAAVLGVRMGSLFEIAKRYSALPRPEIESLLDEAEYESRLAAFCVMDFSVRGRVGDDLRHERFELYLRRHDRIDSWDMVDRAAPRVVGEYLAARPRDPLFELAASTDPLRRRTAMTAPLGFLRRGDDDARADLYRLAAALMGDPDPVVGKPVGIALRHVGAVDPDGLVAFLDANHERMPRPMLRQAREKLPPGTRWSPS from the coding sequence ATGGCCACCACCGCAGCCGACCTGCTCACGGAGCTCCGGGAAGCGGGTCGGCGCGACCAGCGCCCCCAGACGCACTACCGCGGGGGCGCGGCGGTCCTCGGCGTGCGGATGGGCTCGCTGTTCGAGATCGCGAAGCGATACTCCGCGCTGCCGCGACCGGAGATCGAGTCCCTGCTCGACGAGGCCGAGTACGAATCCCGCCTGGCGGCGTTCTGCGTCATGGACTTCTCGGTGCGCGGTCGCGTCGGCGACGACCTCCGTCACGAGCGCTTCGAGCTGTACCTGCGTCGGCACGACCGCATCGATTCGTGGGACATGGTCGATCGGGCCGCTCCGCGCGTGGTCGGCGAGTACCTCGCCGCCCGGCCGCGCGACCCGCTGTTCGAGCTCGCCGCGAGCACGGATCCGTTGAGGCGCCGAACGGCGATGACCGCACCGCTGGGGTTCCTCCGCCGCGGCGACGACGACGCCCGGGCAGACCTGTACCGCCTCGCCGCGGCGCTCATGGGCGATCCGGACCCGGTCGTGGGCAAGCCCGTCGGGATCGCCCTGAGACACGTCGGCGCGGTCGACCCCGACGGGCTCGTCGCGTTCCTCGACGCCAACCACGAGCGGATGCCGCGGCCGATGCTGCGCCAGGCGCGCGAGAAGCTCCCTCCCGGGACCCGCTGGTCGCCGAGCTGA
- a CDS encoding MFS transporter: protein MSAANGAAVASAETAAPGTPDAPTPNDRRGARRAVTAASVGTVLEWYDFFLYGTAAALVFPALFFPGEDPLTGVLLSFAVYATGFVARPLGGLVSGYFGDRVGRRRTLLATLVVMGVATALIGLLPTYEQVGALAPVLLVALRFVQGAATGGEWSGAVLLALEHAGTRRGIAGGLVSSAVYLGLILGNLAFIVLVAALDEESLLAWGWRVPFVASVVLIGVGLYLRAKVDESPEFLAVVREGRRARQPLAAALREPRNVIAVFLVRVGQNTNFYVISVFCLGYASTVLGMERWVTLTALLAGASVAAVLCPIWGALGDRLGARRVAIGSLAGLGLLAVPLFAVLDTGEAMLVITVVTLAIGFVNAAADGVQPAWFASLFPAPVRYSGITIGREAAGIVGGGLAPLAATALLASTGHWWPIAVLMIATAALGIIGAALARPVDTRNA, encoded by the coding sequence GTGAGCGCCGCGAACGGGGCGGCCGTCGCGTCCGCCGAGACCGCTGCGCCCGGCACCCCCGACGCCCCCACCCCGAACGACCGGCGCGGCGCGCGCCGCGCCGTGACCGCGGCATCCGTCGGCACGGTGCTCGAGTGGTACGACTTCTTCCTCTACGGAACGGCCGCGGCACTCGTCTTCCCTGCCCTGTTCTTCCCCGGCGAGGACCCGCTCACAGGCGTGCTGCTCTCGTTCGCCGTGTACGCGACCGGGTTCGTCGCGCGCCCGCTCGGCGGGCTCGTCTCGGGGTACTTCGGCGACCGTGTCGGCAGGCGGCGCACCCTGCTCGCGACGCTCGTCGTCATGGGCGTCGCGACGGCGCTCATCGGCCTGCTGCCGACCTACGAGCAGGTCGGCGCGCTCGCGCCCGTGCTCCTCGTCGCACTGCGCTTCGTGCAGGGTGCCGCGACCGGCGGCGAATGGAGCGGGGCCGTGCTGCTCGCGCTCGAGCACGCGGGCACCCGGCGCGGCATCGCGGGCGGGCTCGTCTCGAGCGCGGTCTACCTCGGCCTGATCCTCGGCAACCTCGCGTTCATCGTGCTCGTCGCCGCGCTCGACGAGGAGAGCCTGCTGGCGTGGGGATGGCGGGTGCCGTTCGTCGCGAGCGTCGTGCTCATCGGGGTCGGCCTCTACCTTCGCGCGAAGGTCGACGAGTCGCCCGAGTTCCTCGCGGTCGTCCGCGAGGGCCGCCGAGCACGCCAACCCCTCGCGGCGGCGCTCCGCGAACCGCGGAACGTGATCGCCGTCTTCCTCGTGCGCGTCGGCCAGAACACGAACTTCTACGTCATCTCGGTGTTCTGCCTCGGGTACGCCTCGACCGTGCTCGGCATGGAACGGTGGGTCACGCTCACGGCGCTGCTCGCGGGCGCGAGCGTCGCGGCCGTCCTCTGCCCGATCTGGGGTGCGCTCGGCGACCGGCTGGGCGCCCGCCGCGTCGCGATCGGGTCGCTCGCCGGGCTCGGGCTGCTCGCCGTACCGCTGTTCGCGGTGCTCGACACCGGTGAGGCGATGCTCGTCATCACCGTCGTGACCCTCGCGATCGGGTTCGTCAACGCCGCGGCCGACGGCGTGCAGCCGGCCTGGTTCGCGTCGCTGTTCCCGGCGCCCGTGCGATACTCGGGCATCACGATCGGCCGCGAGGCCGCCGGGATCGTCGGCGGCGGGCTCGCACCGCTCGCCGCGACCGCTCTGCTCGCGTCGACCGGCCACTGGTGGCCGATCGCGGTGCTCATGATCGCGACCGCGGCCCTCGGCATCATCGGTGCCGCGCTCGCGCGCCCGGTCGACACCCGGAACGCATGA
- a CDS encoding aminotransferase class V-fold PLP-dependent enzyme: MDAQTTLTDDPPGRDDPPGRDDPRGRARIDAIRDAPLVRRIRDSVIGDDQVLPGPYGPRRVTYADYTASGRALTFIEDFIRDEVLPRYANTHTESSGTGLQTTRLREDARARIRDEVGGDDDTVVIFTGSGSTGAIDKLVGMLGLRIPSALEDRYGLDAAIPAEQRPVVFIGPFEHHSNELPWRESIADVVTIPQDADGHVDLDVLEAELLRHEARPLRIGSFSAASNVTGIVSDTARISAMLHAHGALSFWDFAAAAPYVDIEMYHGEPSAAFASGAYKDAIFLSPHKFIGGPSTPGVLVVRRELAVNRVPDVPGGGTVAFVNPTEHDYLVDIAQREEGGTPAIVEAIRAGLVFGLKGAVGVPTIRALEEDFLHRAVTAWHEEPAIEVLGNLDAERLSIVSFVVRAPSGRYLHHNFVVALLNDLFGIQSRGGCSCAGPYGHDLLGIGIERSHEFEREISRGCEGIKPGWVRINFNYFISDAVFEYLVEAVRMVARDGWRLLADYTFEPESGLWRHRRGPAEPPLRLSHVTYDGEGRLSYPHHDDRAPEAALAGYLRDAEAVFAAARPAAVGGREPMTDAAALGLSEDFEHLRWFELPAVCLAASPPA; encoded by the coding sequence GTGGACGCGCAGACGACCCTCACCGACGATCCGCCCGGCCGCGACGATCCGCCCGGCCGCGACGATCCGCGCGGCCGCGCGCGGATCGATGCGATCCGCGACGCACCCCTCGTCCGCCGCATCCGCGACTCGGTCATCGGCGACGACCAGGTCCTGCCGGGGCCGTACGGCCCGCGGCGGGTGACCTACGCCGACTACACGGCATCCGGTCGGGCCCTGACCTTCATCGAGGACTTCATCCGCGATGAGGTGCTGCCGAGGTACGCCAACACGCACACCGAGTCCAGCGGCACGGGCCTGCAGACCACCCGCCTGCGCGAGGACGCCCGCGCGCGCATCCGCGACGAGGTCGGCGGCGACGACGACACGGTCGTGATCTTCACCGGGTCGGGGTCGACCGGCGCGATCGACAAGCTCGTCGGCATGCTCGGACTGCGGATCCCGTCGGCGCTCGAGGACCGGTACGGGTTGGATGCCGCGATCCCGGCCGAGCAACGCCCGGTCGTGTTCATCGGACCGTTCGAGCATCACTCGAATGAGCTCCCGTGGCGCGAGTCGATCGCCGACGTCGTGACGATCCCGCAGGACGCCGACGGGCACGTCGACCTCGACGTGCTCGAGGCGGAGTTGCTCAGGCACGAGGCCCGGCCGCTGCGGATCGGGTCGTTCTCGGCCGCCAGCAACGTCACGGGCATCGTCAGCGACACCGCCCGGATCTCCGCGATGCTGCACGCGCACGGCGCGTTGTCGTTCTGGGACTTCGCCGCGGCTGCGCCCTACGTCGACATCGAGATGTACCACGGCGAGCCGTCGGCGGCGTTCGCCTCGGGTGCGTACAAGGACGCGATCTTCCTCAGCCCGCACAAGTTCATCGGCGGACCCTCGACCCCTGGCGTGCTCGTCGTGCGGCGCGAACTCGCCGTGAACCGCGTGCCGGACGTTCCGGGCGGCGGCACCGTCGCGTTCGTCAATCCGACCGAGCACGACTACCTCGTCGACATCGCCCAGCGCGAGGAGGGCGGCACGCCCGCGATCGTCGAGGCGATCCGCGCGGGGCTCGTCTTCGGGCTCAAGGGCGCCGTGGGCGTGCCGACGATCCGCGCGCTCGAGGAGGACTTCCTGCACCGGGCGGTCACGGCATGGCACGAGGAGCCCGCGATCGAGGTGCTCGGCAACCTCGATGCGGAACGGCTGTCGATCGTGTCGTTCGTCGTGCGGGCTCCGAGCGGGCGCTACCTGCACCACAACTTCGTGGTCGCGCTGCTGAACGACCTGTTCGGCATCCAGTCGCGCGGCGGGTGCTCGTGCGCGGGCCCCTACGGCCACGACCTGCTCGGCATCGGCATCGAGCGCTCGCACGAGTTCGAGCGCGAGATCTCCCGCGGGTGCGAGGGCATCAAGCCCGGCTGGGTGCGCATCAACTTCAACTACTTCATCTCCGACGCGGTGTTCGAATACCTCGTCGAGGCCGTGCGCATGGTGGCCCGGGACGGATGGCGGCTCCTGGCGGACTACACGTTCGAGCCGGAGTCGGGGCTCTGGCGGCACCGCCGCGGGCCGGCCGAGCCGCCGCTGCGGCTCTCGCACGTGACGTACGACGGCGAGGGGCGGCTGAGCTATCCGCACCACGACGACCGGGCGCCCGAGGCCGCGCTCGCCGGGTATCTCCGCGACGCGGAGGCCGTCTTCGCGGCGGCGAGACCAGCAGCGGTCGGGGGGCGCGAGCCCATGACGGATGCCGCAGCGCTCGGGCTCTCCGAGGACTTCGAGCACCTCCGGTGGTTCGAGCTACCCGCGGTGTGCCTGGCGGCGAGTCCTCCTGCATGA
- a CDS encoding GlxA family transcriptional regulator — MPAPHRVAVLVLDGAKPLDVGIPAQIFTARASMPYEVRVCGAHPGLVTGGDGLSYHLEHGLEAFEWAETIFIPGYRTPDLDDPPAAVVDALRAAHRRGARLAAISTGAFALAATGLLDGRRATTHWHYARALRARHPLVHVDENVLFVDEGQVLTSAGAASGIDLCLHLVRRDHGVAVSNHAARRLVAAPYRSGGQAQYVPRALPEPLGEVFAATRQWAVEHLHEPLTLADLARNANVSARTFSRRFVEDTGYTPMQWILRARIDLARELLERTDLGVEQVADRVGLGTGANLRLHFQRILGTSPSEYRHTFAA; from the coding sequence ATGCCGGCACCGCACCGCGTCGCCGTGCTGGTGCTCGACGGCGCCAAGCCGCTCGACGTCGGAATCCCGGCGCAGATCTTCACCGCCCGCGCGAGCATGCCCTACGAGGTGCGCGTGTGCGGCGCGCACCCCGGGCTCGTGACCGGCGGCGACGGGCTCTCGTACCACCTCGAGCACGGACTCGAGGCGTTCGAGTGGGCCGAGACGATCTTCATCCCCGGGTATCGCACGCCCGACCTCGACGACCCGCCCGCCGCGGTCGTCGACGCCCTGCGCGCCGCGCACCGCCGCGGCGCACGGCTCGCGGCGATCTCCACCGGGGCGTTCGCGCTCGCCGCGACCGGTCTGCTCGACGGACGCCGGGCCACGACGCACTGGCACTACGCGCGCGCGCTGCGGGCGCGGCATCCGCTCGTGCACGTCGACGAGAACGTGCTGTTCGTCGACGAGGGGCAGGTGCTCACCTCGGCCGGGGCGGCATCCGGCATCGACCTCTGCCTGCATCTCGTGCGGCGCGACCACGGCGTCGCCGTCTCGAACCACGCGGCGCGGCGCCTCGTCGCCGCCCCCTACCGCAGCGGCGGGCAGGCGCAGTACGTGCCCCGGGCGCTGCCCGAACCGCTCGGAGAGGTGTTCGCGGCCACCCGGCAGTGGGCCGTGGAGCACCTGCACGAGCCGCTCACGCTCGCAGACCTGGCGCGCAACGCGAACGTCTCAGCGCGCACGTTCTCGCGGCGCTTCGTCGAGGACACCGGGTACACGCCCATGCAGTGGATCCTGCGCGCGCGCATCGATCTCGCGCGGGAACTGCTCGAACGCACCGACCTCGGCGTCGAACAGGTCGCCGATCGGGTCGGCCTCGGCACGGGTGCGAACCTGCGGCTGCACTTCCAGCGCATCCTCGGCACGTCGCCGAGCGAGTACCGGCACACCTTCGCCGCCTGA
- a CDS encoding dihydrofolate reductase family protein, whose amino-acid sequence MRTLIVTEFMTLDGIVDSPGGGDHPRAGWTFTEVPFVEEAYEIKGREQAEAGAMLMGRVTYDEFAPVWPGMTEEFAGYNAMPKYVVSSTLTDPEWHDTTVLRSLDEVAELKRGEGAPIIVHASATLAKGLAAAGLVDRYHLLVFPVVLGEGKRLFDGHEQGSLKLVEHEAYANGVVKNVFDVVR is encoded by the coding sequence ATGCGCACCCTCATCGTGACCGAGTTCATGACCCTCGACGGCATCGTCGACTCGCCCGGCGGGGGCGACCACCCCCGTGCCGGCTGGACCTTCACGGAAGTCCCGTTCGTCGAGGAGGCCTACGAGATCAAGGGGCGCGAGCAGGCCGAGGCCGGCGCGATGCTCATGGGCCGGGTCACCTACGACGAGTTCGCGCCCGTCTGGCCGGGCATGACCGAGGAGTTCGCCGGGTACAACGCGATGCCCAAGTACGTGGTCTCCTCGACCCTCACCGACCCCGAGTGGCACGACACGACGGTGCTGCGCTCGCTCGACGAGGTCGCCGAGCTCAAGCGCGGCGAGGGTGCGCCGATCATCGTGCACGCCAGCGCCACGCTCGCGAAGGGGCTCGCGGCCGCCGGGCTCGTCGATCGCTACCACCTGCTGGTGTTCCCGGTCGTACTGGGCGAGGGCAAGCGCCTGTTCGACGGACACGAGCAGGGCTCGCTGAAGCTCGTCGAACACGAGGCCTACGCCAACGGCGTCGTCAAGAACGTGTTCGACGTGGTGCGCTGA
- a CDS encoding bifunctional hydroxymethylpyrimidine kinase/phosphomethylpyrimidine kinase — translation MSTVPRVLSIAGSDPSGGAGIQADLKSIAATGGYGMAAITALTAQNTRGVRGVHVPPAAFLADQLDAIADDIEIDAVKIGMLGTADVIRVVADWLGRTRPPVVVLDPVMVATSGDRLLDADAEAALAALIPHADLITPNLAELAVLAGAPAPATTWAGAIGQAETVSATFGVRVLAKGGHLGGATAPDALVDATSASVVEFAGERIETTATHGTGCSLSSAIATLRARTGDWEPAIREARRWLRESLRHGEALEVGGGHGPVDHFAGLRTRGGLETAPTADEIAADWWARIEDLRLGIDELPFIRALADGTLERAPFLDYLGQDALYLHDYARVLAAAAQLAPDTAAQGFWAQGANGAIVGELELHESWLGDTAVANDAIEPGPATVAYLDHLLACAARGDYAVLVAAILPCYWLYSDLGERLAAGRFGEWAIDPAHPYASWLETYGDPAFAQATRTAIETVTEVASRATPETRERMWRAFRVSSEHELAFFAAPIERAEAVARAAAEPDGARADAAGEPDAAEADAAAATAEARA, via the coding sequence ATGAGCACCGTGCCCCGCGTCCTCAGCATCGCCGGCAGCGACCCGTCCGGCGGCGCCGGCATCCAGGCCGATCTCAAGTCCATCGCCGCGACCGGCGGCTACGGCATGGCCGCGATCACCGCGCTCACCGCGCAGAACACGCGCGGCGTGCGCGGCGTGCACGTGCCGCCCGCCGCGTTCCTCGCCGACCAGCTCGACGCGATCGCCGACGACATCGAGATCGACGCCGTCAAGATCGGCATGCTCGGCACCGCCGACGTCATCCGCGTCGTCGCCGACTGGCTCGGCCGCACGCGACCCCCCGTCGTCGTGCTCGACCCCGTCATGGTCGCCACGAGCGGCGACCGGCTGCTCGACGCCGACGCCGAGGCCGCGCTCGCAGCGCTCATCCCGCACGCCGACCTGATCACCCCGAACCTCGCCGAACTCGCGGTGCTCGCGGGCGCGCCCGCACCCGCGACGACCTGGGCCGGGGCCATCGGCCAGGCGGAGACCGTCTCCGCGACGTTCGGTGTGCGCGTGCTCGCCAAGGGCGGACACCTCGGCGGCGCGACCGCGCCCGACGCGCTCGTCGACGCGACATCCGCTTCGGTCGTCGAGTTCGCCGGCGAACGCATCGAGACCACCGCGACCCACGGCACCGGATGCTCGCTGTCCTCGGCCATCGCGACCCTGCGCGCCCGCACGGGCGACTGGGAGCCCGCGATCCGCGAAGCGCGGCGGTGGCTGCGCGAGTCCCTGCGTCACGGCGAGGCCCTCGAGGTCGGCGGCGGCCACGGCCCCGTCGACCACTTCGCCGGCCTGCGCACCCGCGGGGGCCTCGAGACCGCGCCCACCGCCGACGAGATCGCGGCCGACTGGTGGGCGCGCATCGAAGACCTGCGGCTCGGCATCGACGAGCTCCCGTTCATCCGCGCCCTCGCCGATGGCACGCTCGAACGCGCACCCTTCCTCGACTACCTCGGGCAGGACGCGCTCTACCTGCACGACTACGCGCGCGTGCTCGCCGCCGCCGCCCAGCTCGCGCCCGACACCGCCGCGCAGGGATTCTGGGCGCAGGGCGCGAACGGCGCGATCGTCGGAGAGCTCGAACTGCACGAGTCCTGGCTCGGCGACACGGCCGTCGCGAACGACGCCATCGAGCCGGGGCCGGCCACCGTCGCCTACCTCGACCACCTGCTGGCGTGCGCCGCACGCGGCGACTACGCCGTGCTCGTCGCCGCGATCCTGCCCTGCTACTGGCTCTACTCCGACCTCGGCGAACGCCTCGCCGCGGGCCGGTTCGGGGAGTGGGCGATCGACCCGGCGCACCCGTACGCGTCGTGGCTGGAGACCTACGGCGACCCGGCCTTCGCCCAGGCGACGCGCACCGCGATCGAGACGGTGACCGAGGTCGCCTCGCGCGCGACGCCCGAGACGCGCGAACGGATGTGGCGGGCGTTCCGCGTCTCATCCGAGCACGAGCTCGCCTTCTTCGCCGCACCGATCGAGCGGGCCGAAGCGGTGGCGCGGGCGGCCGCCGAGCCCGACGGCGCGAGAGCGGATGCCGCCGGCGAACCCGATGCCGCCGAAGCGGATGCCGCCGCAGCGACCGCCGAGGCCCGCGCGTGA